The following are encoded together in the Raineyella sp. LH-20 genome:
- the nifE gene encoding nitrogenase iron-molybdenum cofactor biosynthesis protein NifE: MSPREGAMAGVLAARTRQIARAGSGGADLDCDKQSVAGSVSQRACTFCGSRVVLYPIADALHLVHGPIGCAVYTWDIRGALSSGPELHRLSFSTDLRERHVVFGGERQLEDSLMELIERHSPRAAFVYATCIVGVIGDDVDAVCRTVSGRTGIPVIPVQSEGFQGSKRQGYDAACTALLSLIGTGDTTGISPHSVNLLGDFNLAGEIWIITEYLRRMGVEVVANLTGDGRVDQIRRAHGAALNLVQCSGSTTELARQMQRRYGVPFQKVSYFGLDDMAAALYGIAEHFKDPVLLDRTRSLVAEEIAAVLPVVQECRAALEGRRAAIYVGGAFKAISLVKALRLLGMTSVLVGSQTGTAEDYRYLAELCDPGTVIVDDSNPAELARFLAEEKVDLFVGGVKERPLAYKLGVAFCDHNHERKIPLEGFIGMANFAKEVRASVCSPVWQFAPRHREPVRPTPTEEVLS; this comes from the coding sequence ATGTCTCCCCGGGAGGGCGCCATGGCGGGGGTGCTCGCCGCACGGACCCGCCAGATCGCCCGCGCCGGCTCCGGAGGTGCTGATCTCGACTGCGACAAGCAGTCGGTGGCCGGCTCGGTCAGTCAACGGGCCTGCACGTTCTGCGGGTCCCGGGTGGTGCTCTACCCGATCGCCGATGCCCTGCACCTGGTGCACGGCCCGATCGGTTGCGCGGTCTACACCTGGGACATCCGCGGGGCCCTGTCCAGCGGTCCGGAGCTGCATCGACTGAGCTTCTCCACCGACCTGCGGGAACGGCACGTGGTGTTCGGTGGCGAGCGCCAACTCGAGGACAGTCTGATGGAGTTGATCGAACGGCACTCGCCCCGGGCTGCCTTCGTCTACGCCACCTGCATCGTCGGCGTGATCGGCGATGACGTCGACGCGGTCTGCCGGACCGTGTCGGGCCGCACCGGGATCCCGGTGATCCCGGTGCAGTCGGAGGGCTTCCAGGGATCGAAGCGGCAGGGCTACGACGCCGCCTGCACGGCACTGCTGAGCCTGATCGGCACCGGCGACACCACCGGGATCAGCCCGCACAGCGTCAACCTGCTGGGCGACTTCAACCTGGCCGGGGAGATCTGGATCATCACCGAGTACCTGCGCCGGATGGGGGTGGAAGTCGTCGCCAATCTGACCGGCGACGGCCGGGTGGACCAGATCCGCCGGGCCCACGGCGCCGCCCTCAACCTGGTGCAGTGCTCGGGCAGCACGACCGAACTGGCCCGACAGATGCAACGCCGCTACGGCGTCCCGTTCCAGAAGGTGTCCTACTTCGGCCTGGACGACATGGCGGCGGCCCTCTACGGGATCGCCGAACACTTCAAGGACCCGGTCCTGCTGGACCGCACCCGCAGCTTGGTCGCTGAGGAGATCGCCGCGGTGCTGCCGGTGGTCCAGGAATGCCGGGCCGCCCTGGAGGGCCGTCGGGCGGCGATCTACGTCGGGGGCGCCTTCAAGGCGATCTCGCTGGTCAAGGCGCTCCGGCTGTTGGGCATGACGTCCGTGCTGGTGGGCAGTCAGACCGGCACCGCCGAGGACTACCGCTACCTGGCCGAGCTGTGCGATCCCGGCACCGTGATCGTCGACGACTCCAATCCCGCCGAGCTGGCGAGATTCCTGGCCGAGGAGAAGGTCGACCTGTTCGTCGGTGGGGTCAAGGAGCGTCCGCTCGCCTACAAGCTGGGCGTGGCGTTCTGCGACCACAACCACGAACGCAAGATCCCCCTGGAGGGATTCATCGGCATGGCCAACTTCGCGAAAGAGGTGCGGGCGTCGGTCTGCAGCCCGGTCTGGCAGTTCGCCCCCCGCCATCGCGAGCCGGTCCGCCCGACGCCGACCGAGGAGGTCCTGTCATGA
- a CDS encoding FMN-binding negative transcriptional regulator yields the protein MYIPQHFAMSDDEIRTLLAAVDAADLVTRHGEELEATYLPFVHDPTPAPYGRLIAHVQRNNPQVREPITGPGLVIAHGTEHYVSPVGLPSKAEHGKVVPTWDYVTVHVRGEVRLHDDLDWAREAVTVLTERHEPAAEWTVQDPPGDFVDRMLRAVIGVEFVITGWSGKAKMAQNKTPADLAVLIDRLRAAGDDEGAGYLERVSLPAATARAALVADVRSRGRG from the coding sequence ATGTACATTCCGCAGCACTTCGCGATGAGCGACGACGAGATCCGTACGCTCCTGGCCGCGGTGGACGCGGCCGACCTGGTCACTCGGCACGGCGAGGAGCTGGAGGCGACCTACCTCCCGTTCGTCCACGACCCGACGCCAGCACCGTACGGTCGCCTCATCGCCCACGTGCAGCGCAACAACCCGCAGGTGCGCGAGCCGATCACCGGGCCCGGCCTGGTCATCGCCCACGGCACCGAGCACTACGTCAGCCCGGTCGGGCTGCCGTCGAAGGCCGAGCACGGCAAGGTCGTGCCGACCTGGGACTACGTCACCGTCCACGTCCGGGGCGAGGTGCGGCTGCACGACGACCTCGACTGGGCCCGCGAGGCGGTGACGGTGCTGACCGAGCGGCACGAGCCGGCGGCGGAGTGGACGGTGCAGGACCCGCCAGGCGACTTCGTCGACCGGATGCTGCGCGCCGTCATCGGGGTCGAGTTTGTCATCACCGGCTGGTCCGGCAAGGCCAAGATGGCCCAGAACAAGACGCCCGCCGACCTGGCGGTGCTGATCGACCGGCTCCGTGCGGCCGGGGACGACGAGGGCGCCGGTTACCTGGAGCGGGTCAGCCTGCCGGCCGCCACCGCCCGGGCGGCGCTGGTCGCCGACGTACGCTCCCGCGGCCGCGGCTGA
- a CDS encoding dipeptidase, whose translation MELIPVVDGHNDLAWALREHGYDLLAHELDQPRPEFHTDVPRLRAGGVRAQFWSVWVPGTLAGDRAVAATLEQIDAVDAFIGRYPTHFRRVDDADAFDRLVAAGPDAPIASLMGAEGGHSIANSLGVLRTLHRLGVRYLTLTHNENNDWADSATDEPRHHGLTAFGTEVVREMNRLGMIVDLSHTSVDTMADALAVSTAPVIFSHSSARAVCPHPRNVPDEILADLAAQGGLCMVTFVAPFVSEAAYEWRSRAEDEARHQGLDVHDHDQMGAFYETYPIAMPPTGLEDVVAHFEHLREVVGVDHLGVGADFDGTTWLPDGLSDVSCYPRLWEALARGGWSHDDLAKVGWRNMSRVLHEVEDRSSAMRATRRDPADEAAAMRPA comes from the coding sequence ATGGAGCTGATACCGGTGGTCGACGGACACAATGACCTCGCCTGGGCACTGAGGGAACACGGCTACGACCTGCTGGCCCATGAACTCGACCAGCCCCGCCCCGAGTTCCACACCGACGTACCGCGGCTGCGGGCCGGCGGGGTCCGCGCCCAGTTCTGGTCGGTCTGGGTCCCGGGCACGCTGGCCGGCGACCGGGCGGTCGCCGCCACCCTGGAGCAGATCGACGCCGTCGACGCCTTCATCGGCCGCTATCCGACCCATTTCCGCCGGGTCGACGACGCGGACGCCTTCGACCGGCTGGTCGCGGCCGGCCCGGACGCCCCGATCGCCTCCCTGATGGGCGCCGAGGGCGGACACTCCATCGCCAACTCGCTGGGCGTGCTGCGTACGCTGCACCGGCTCGGCGTGCGCTACCTGACCCTCACCCACAACGAGAACAACGACTGGGCCGACTCGGCCACCGACGAGCCGCGCCACCACGGGCTGACCGCTTTCGGCACCGAGGTGGTCCGCGAGATGAACCGGCTCGGGATGATCGTCGATCTCTCCCACACCTCGGTCGACACGATGGCCGACGCGCTGGCGGTCTCCACCGCCCCGGTGATCTTCTCGCACTCCTCGGCCCGAGCGGTCTGCCCGCATCCGCGCAACGTTCCGGACGAGATCCTCGCCGACCTGGCCGCCCAGGGCGGGCTGTGCATGGTCACCTTCGTCGCGCCGTTCGTCTCCGAGGCGGCGTACGAGTGGCGCAGCCGCGCCGAGGACGAGGCCCGCCACCAGGGGCTCGACGTGCACGACCACGACCAGATGGGCGCGTTCTACGAGACCTATCCGATCGCCATGCCGCCGACGGGTCTGGAGGACGTCGTCGCGCATTTCGAGCACCTGCGCGAAGTGGTCGGCGTCGACCATCTCGGCGTCGGCGCCGACTTCGACGGCACCACCTGGTTGCCCGACGGGCTGTCCGACGTGTCCTGCTATCCGCGGCTGTGGGAGGCACTGGCCCGCGGCGGCTGGAGCCACGACGACCTGGCGAAGGTCGGCTGGCGCAACATGTCCCGGGTGCTCCACGAGGTCGAGGACCGGTCCTCGGCGATGCGTGCCACCCGACGCGACCCGGCCGACGAGGCCGCGGCGATGCGGCCGGCCTGA
- the nifK gene encoding nitrogenase molybdenum-iron protein subunit beta, whose protein sequence is MLEHTPTPVVERSALRINPAKTCQPIGAMYAAMGIHRCLPYSHGSQGCCSYHRSHLTRHFKEPVMAATSSFTEGASVFGGQPNLLQGLGTVFSAYDPDVVAITTTCLSETIGDDIPQIVGEAERQHLIPDGKYVIHANTPSYVGSHVTGFANMCTAMARYFATPITTKPRSTDRSRVNIVPGFVNPSDMREIRRLAEATGLAVTMFPDTSGVLDAPQTGHHEFYPAGGTTVEELRNLGRAKATLALGPWASRDAAVEVEQRADVPRELLDLPIGIAATDRFLQVLASRGGTIGSELEAERGRLVDLVVDAQQHFYGRKVAIFGDPDHVLSLTEFCRDLGMIPVHVLTGTPGKKFVKRAGEILGPAASAANIAADADLFTLHQWIKNEPVDLLLGTTYGKYIARAEDIPLVRVGWPVLDRYGQGLLPTLGYAGGVQLATRMLDALLDRRDRDAVEHEFELVL, encoded by the coding sequence ATGCTCGAACACACCCCCACCCCAGTGGTGGAACGCAGTGCGCTGCGGATCAACCCGGCCAAGACCTGTCAACCGATCGGCGCGATGTACGCCGCGATGGGCATCCACCGATGCCTGCCCTACAGCCACGGCAGCCAGGGCTGCTGCTCCTACCACCGCAGCCACCTGACCCGGCACTTCAAGGAGCCGGTGATGGCCGCCACCAGCTCGTTCACCGAGGGCGCATCGGTCTTCGGCGGCCAGCCCAACCTCTTGCAGGGCCTCGGCACCGTCTTCTCCGCGTACGACCCGGATGTCGTGGCGATCACCACCACCTGCCTGTCGGAGACCATCGGCGACGACATCCCACAGATCGTCGGCGAGGCCGAGCGCCAGCACCTGATCCCCGACGGCAAGTACGTCATCCACGCCAACACGCCGAGCTATGTCGGCTCGCACGTCACCGGCTTCGCCAACATGTGTACGGCGATGGCCCGCTACTTCGCCACGCCGATCACGACCAAGCCGCGCAGCACCGACCGTTCCCGGGTCAACATCGTGCCCGGCTTCGTCAATCCGTCCGACATGCGGGAGATCCGCCGGCTGGCCGAGGCGACCGGCCTGGCGGTGACGATGTTCCCGGACACCTCCGGGGTGCTCGACGCCCCACAGACCGGCCACCACGAGTTCTATCCCGCCGGCGGCACGACGGTGGAAGAACTGCGAAACCTCGGCCGGGCCAAGGCCACCCTGGCGCTGGGTCCGTGGGCGTCGCGGGACGCCGCGGTGGAGGTGGAGCAGCGCGCCGACGTCCCTCGTGAACTGCTCGACCTGCCGATCGGGATCGCCGCCACCGACCGCTTCCTGCAGGTGCTGGCCTCCCGCGGCGGCACCATCGGGTCCGAGCTGGAGGCCGAGCGCGGCCGGCTGGTCGATCTGGTCGTCGACGCCCAGCAGCATTTCTACGGCCGCAAGGTGGCCATCTTCGGCGATCCCGACCACGTGCTGTCGCTGACCGAGTTCTGCCGTGACCTGGGCATGATCCCGGTGCACGTGCTGACCGGGACGCCGGGCAAGAAGTTCGTCAAGCGGGCGGGCGAGATCCTCGGACCAGCCGCCTCGGCCGCCAACATCGCCGCCGACGCCGACCTGTTCACGCTCCACCAGTGGATCAAGAACGAGCCGGTCGACCTGCTGCTGGGCACCACGTACGGCAAGTACATCGCCCGGGCCGAGGACATTCCCCTGGTCCGGGTCGGCTGGCCGGTGCTCGACCGCTACGGCCAGGGTCTGCTGCCGACCCTCGGCTATGCCGGCGGGGTGCAGCTGGCCACCCGGATGCTGGACGCCCTGCTCGACCGGCGCGACCGCGACGCCGTCGAGCACGAGTTCGAGCTGGTGCTGTAG
- the nifD gene encoding nitrogenase molybdenum-iron protein alpha chain — MKKLSEIPAPSAASVAAVDVTAVSRLDLATPRTPVSLPHQAPDAETLVPELLKSYPPQVLRKRRRHIRVNDPDTIPEIEANVRTVPGIITQRGCCYAGCKGVVLGPVTDIVHIVHGPVGCSYYAWMTRRNQADVPEGAQNFLNYAFTTDMTEHEIIFGGEQKLAQAIREAYDLFHPKAIAVFSTCPVGLIGDDVHAVATQMRKELGINVFGFSCEGYKGVSQSAGHHIANNGLFKHVVGTEELPAELRENPFRVNLLGEYNIGGDAFELERVFARCGIELVATFSGNAQYSELAHAQDANLNLIMCHRSINYMAEMMETKYGIPWVKVNFIGAESTAKSLRKIARYFDDPALTARIEAVIAEEMAAVEPIRSSIRPRVAGRPVMLWVGGSRAHHYQSLFGDLEMPVVAAGYEFAHRDDYEGSTVLGSITIDADSRNIEELDVAPDPEAYRPRKSVTDVAELALNGLKVGEYEGMMPEMAKGAMVVDDISHVELERLIEAYHPALVCSGIKDKYVIEKMGVPCKQLHNYDYGGPYAGFRGAINFYKEIDRMVNAKVWNLIAPPWAATSGSATSAH; from the coding sequence ATGAAGAAACTATCCGAGATCCCCGCTCCTTCCGCGGCCTCCGTGGCTGCGGTCGACGTGACCGCGGTCTCCCGCCTCGACCTGGCCACTCCCCGGACCCCGGTCTCACTGCCCCATCAGGCCCCCGACGCCGAGACCCTGGTGCCGGAGCTGCTGAAGTCCTACCCGCCCCAGGTGCTGCGCAAGCGCCGGCGCCACATCCGGGTCAACGATCCGGACACCATCCCCGAGATCGAGGCCAACGTCCGCACCGTGCCGGGCATCATCACCCAGCGCGGCTGCTGCTACGCCGGCTGCAAGGGCGTGGTGCTGGGCCCGGTGACCGACATCGTGCACATCGTGCACGGCCCGGTGGGCTGCTCCTACTACGCCTGGATGACCCGCCGCAACCAGGCCGACGTCCCCGAGGGTGCGCAGAACTTCCTCAACTACGCCTTCACCACCGACATGACCGAGCACGAGATCATCTTCGGCGGGGAGCAGAAGCTCGCCCAGGCGATCCGCGAGGCGTACGACCTGTTCCACCCGAAGGCGATCGCCGTCTTCTCCACCTGCCCGGTGGGCCTGATCGGCGACGACGTGCACGCCGTCGCGACCCAGATGCGCAAGGAGCTGGGCATCAACGTGTTCGGCTTCTCCTGCGAGGGATACAAGGGGGTCAGCCAGAGCGCCGGCCACCACATCGCCAACAACGGCCTGTTCAAGCACGTGGTCGGCACCGAGGAGCTCCCGGCCGAGCTGCGGGAGAACCCGTTCCGGGTCAACCTGCTCGGCGAGTACAACATCGGCGGCGACGCCTTCGAGCTGGAGCGGGTCTTCGCCCGCTGCGGCATCGAGCTGGTCGCCACCTTCAGCGGCAACGCGCAGTACTCCGAGCTGGCCCACGCCCAGGACGCCAACCTCAATCTGATCATGTGCCACCGCTCGATCAACTACATGGCCGAGATGATGGAGACCAAGTACGGCATCCCGTGGGTCAAGGTCAACTTCATCGGCGCCGAATCCACCGCGAAGTCACTCCGCAAGATCGCCCGCTACTTCGACGATCCCGCCCTGACCGCCCGGATCGAGGCCGTCATCGCCGAGGAGATGGCCGCCGTCGAGCCGATCCGCAGCTCCATCCGGCCCCGGGTCGCCGGCCGTCCGGTGATGCTGTGGGTCGGCGGCTCGCGCGCCCACCACTACCAGTCGCTGTTCGGCGACCTGGAGATGCCGGTGGTGGCGGCCGGCTACGAGTTCGCCCACCGCGACGACTACGAGGGCAGCACCGTCCTCGGCTCGATCACCATCGACGCGGACTCCCGCAACATCGAGGAACTGGACGTCGCCCCCGACCCGGAGGCCTACCGGCCACGCAAGTCCGTCACCGACGTCGCCGAACTCGCCCTCAACGGCCTGAAGGTGGGTGAGTACGAGGGCATGATGCCCGAGATGGCCAAGGGCGCCATGGTGGTCGACGACATCAGCCACGTCGAGCTCGAGCGCCTGATCGAGGCCTACCACCCGGCCCTGGTCTGCTCCGGCATCAAGGACAAGTACGTCATCGAGAAGATGGGCGTGCCCTGCAAGCAGCTGCACAACTACGACTACGGCGGCCCGTACGCCGGATTCCGCGGTGCGATCAACTTCTACAAGGAGATCGACCGGATGGTCAACGCGAAGGTATGGAACCTGATCGCCCCGCCCTGGGCCGCCACGTCCGGCTCCGCCACGTCGGCCCACTGA
- a CDS encoding molybdopterin-binding protein, with amino-acid sequence MTQLRIRDAATFLGVSDDTVRRWLEGGVLVADTDAGGRKVIDGRVLAEFARSRAAPVPDPAPVGRSARNRFVGLVTAVTSDPVMSQVELQCGPHRVVSLMSTEAVRELGLAPGAVAVAVVKATQVIVETSAALP; translated from the coding sequence ATGACGCAGTTACGGATTCGGGACGCCGCGACCTTCCTCGGCGTGAGTGACGACACGGTGCGGCGCTGGCTCGAGGGTGGGGTGCTGGTCGCCGATACCGACGCCGGCGGACGCAAGGTGATCGACGGACGGGTGCTGGCAGAGTTCGCCCGCTCCCGCGCCGCCCCGGTGCCGGACCCCGCCCCGGTCGGACGGTCGGCGCGCAACCGGTTCGTCGGACTGGTCACCGCGGTGACCTCCGACCCGGTGATGTCCCAGGTGGAGCTCCAGTGCGGCCCGCACCGGGTGGTGTCGCTGATGAGCACCGAGGCGGTCCGCGAGCTCGGGCTGGCACCGGGGGCGGTGGCGGTGGCGGTGGTGAAGGCCACCCAGGTGATCGTCGAGACCTCCGCCGCGCTGCCGTGA
- a CDS encoding NUDIX hydrolase yields MSSAHQPHFHERPGIAVDPAQRPWKFRRASRVVIVGPGEQEPAVLLFHDSDPGLEGSRWWVTPGGGIDGDETPAQAAVREVQEETGYVAAEEDLVGPIAHRTVRHGYSDQVLEQEEWFFLLATPHFRVSTDGHTEDEQLTLKGSRWWPLSAIAGTEEWIWPEGLLDLVALGDLPRDWPLELGLVEAESTVPVVPVTPGSD; encoded by the coding sequence GTGAGTTCCGCGCACCAGCCCCACTTCCATGAACGTCCCGGCATCGCGGTCGATCCCGCGCAGCGGCCGTGGAAGTTCCGACGGGCCTCCCGGGTGGTCATCGTCGGCCCGGGCGAGCAGGAGCCGGCCGTGCTGCTGTTCCACGACTCCGATCCCGGCCTGGAGGGGTCGCGCTGGTGGGTCACCCCGGGCGGCGGCATCGACGGCGACGAGACCCCGGCACAGGCCGCGGTGCGGGAGGTGCAGGAGGAGACCGGGTACGTCGCGGCCGAGGAGGACCTGGTCGGGCCGATCGCGCATCGTACGGTCCGGCACGGCTACTCCGACCAGGTGCTGGAGCAGGAGGAGTGGTTCTTCCTGCTCGCCACCCCGCACTTCCGGGTGTCCACCGACGGTCACACCGAGGACGAGCAGCTGACCCTCAAGGGCTCGCGCTGGTGGCCGCTGAGCGCTATCGCCGGGACGGAGGAGTGGATCTGGCCGGAGGGTCTGCTCGACCTGGTGGCGCTCGGCGACCTGCCCCGGGACTGGCCGCTGGAGCTCGGGCTGGTCGAGGCCGAGTCGACGGTGCCGGTGGTGCCCGTCACTCCTGGTAGCGACTGA
- a CDS encoding copper homeostasis protein CutC, which produces MDSVLEVLIGHADDARRAEEGGADRVHLVARAGAGEHSPEPDLVAQVCAATRLPVRVTLRLREGWTTDGGEVTRLRGLAAGYLDAGAEGMVMGFLDAWSAVDVAVCAAVADDAGWPWTFDRAVDQCLDFDHAWAALRRLPGLDQVMSAGSARGVEHGLDDLVERARTDRWAAENLMVAGGLQPEHVPWLHRAGIRAFHVDVQVRPLGSFKAWVDAGLVHSWRDLLDRADRRAAGARGA; this is translated from the coding sequence ATGGACAGTGTCCTCGAGGTGCTGATCGGGCACGCCGACGACGCCCGCCGGGCCGAGGAGGGCGGCGCCGATCGGGTCCACCTGGTGGCCCGGGCGGGTGCCGGTGAGCACTCGCCGGAGCCCGACCTGGTGGCGCAGGTCTGCGCCGCCACCCGGCTGCCGGTCCGCGTCACGCTGCGCCTGCGGGAGGGGTGGACGACCGACGGCGGCGAGGTGACCCGGCTGCGCGGCCTGGCGGCCGGCTACCTCGACGCCGGTGCCGAGGGCATGGTGATGGGCTTCCTGGACGCTTGGTCGGCGGTCGACGTGGCGGTGTGTGCCGCCGTGGCGGACGACGCCGGCTGGCCGTGGACCTTCGACCGGGCGGTCGACCAGTGTCTCGACTTCGACCACGCCTGGGCGGCGCTGCGCCGGCTGCCCGGGCTCGACCAGGTGATGAGCGCAGGCTCGGCCCGCGGTGTGGAGCACGGCCTGGACGACCTGGTCGAGCGGGCCCGCACCGACCGGTGGGCGGCGGAGAACCTGATGGTCGCCGGCGGTCTGCAGCCCGAACACGTCCCCTGGCTGCATCGTGCCGGCATCCGCGCCTTCCACGTCGATGTCCAGGTGCGCCCGCTGGGATCGTTCAAGGCCTGGGTGGATGCCGGGCTGGTGCACAGCTGGCGCGACCTGCTCGACCGCGCCGACCGACGGGCCGCCGGCGCCCGTGGGGCATGA
- a CDS encoding nitrogenase component 1, translating to MSVSTSSEALASGSVSTTNACRMCMPLGAGLAFSGFEGTVPFLHGSQGCATYIRRYLISHFSEPMDIASSSVGEAATVFGGEANLREGVRNVTRVYRPEMIGVATTCLTETIGEDVSGMLGRMGPPEERTAPDGTPGPALVHVPTPSYAGTHADGFHAAVTSTVTALARPASDGSVPGASDGSVNVLPGIVSTADLRHLRELVAGYGLAPRLMPDWSDRLDGVSMDHYEMLTAGGTPLTEVAASGAAAASITLGGLVSPGITLAGDLLAESFGVPHHRLAMPVGIRLTDALTDRLTDLSDRPMPDWSAAERGRLIDAYVDGHKYVAERTAVVYGDEDLVLGLAVWLAEIGITPAVCATGGRSGRLAAEIARLAPELDGRVEVVEDTDFRRIGEAARRIRPDLLIGHSKGYRLARELDIPLVRVGLPIHDRVGAQRVRHLGYRGAQELFDRVANTLIADRQDSSSVGYAYM from the coding sequence ATGAGCGTCTCCACATCCTCCGAGGCCCTGGCCTCCGGCTCGGTCTCCACCACCAACGCCTGCCGGATGTGCATGCCGCTCGGCGCCGGCCTGGCCTTCTCCGGCTTCGAGGGCACCGTGCCCTTCCTGCACGGGTCCCAGGGGTGCGCGACCTACATCCGCCGCTACCTGATCAGTCACTTCAGCGAGCCGATGGACATCGCGTCCTCCAGCGTCGGCGAGGCCGCCACCGTCTTCGGGGGTGAGGCGAACCTGCGCGAGGGCGTCCGCAACGTCACCCGGGTCTACCGTCCGGAGATGATCGGCGTCGCCACGACCTGCCTGACCGAGACCATCGGTGAGGACGTCTCCGGCATGCTCGGGCGGATGGGTCCTCCCGAGGAGCGTACGGCGCCCGACGGCACCCCCGGCCCGGCGCTGGTGCACGTCCCCACCCCGTCCTATGCCGGGACGCACGCCGACGGCTTCCATGCCGCGGTCACCTCGACCGTGACCGCGCTGGCCCGGCCCGCCTCCGACGGCAGTGTGCCCGGCGCATCGGACGGCAGCGTGAACGTGCTGCCGGGCATCGTGTCCACCGCCGACCTGCGCCACCTGCGCGAGCTGGTCGCCGGCTACGGCCTGGCGCCGCGGCTGATGCCGGACTGGAGCGACCGCCTGGATGGGGTCAGCATGGACCACTACGAGATGCTCACCGCCGGTGGCACCCCGCTCACCGAGGTCGCCGCCAGTGGAGCGGCCGCCGCCTCGATCACCCTGGGCGGTCTGGTCAGCCCCGGGATCACCCTGGCCGGTGACCTGCTCGCCGAGAGCTTCGGTGTGCCACACCACCGGCTGGCGATGCCTGTCGGCATCCGGCTGACCGATGCCCTCACCGACCGGCTCACCGACCTCTCCGACCGGCCGATGCCCGACTGGTCGGCCGCCGAGCGCGGGCGACTGATCGACGCGTACGTCGACGGCCACAAGTACGTCGCCGAACGCACCGCGGTGGTCTACGGCGACGAGGACCTGGTGCTCGGGCTGGCCGTCTGGCTGGCCGAGATCGGCATCACCCCGGCGGTCTGTGCGACCGGCGGGCGCTCCGGCCGGCTGGCCGCCGAGATCGCCCGGCTCGCCCCCGAGCTCGACGGCCGCGTCGAGGTCGTCGAGGACACCGACTTCCGCCGGATCGGCGAGGCGGCCCGCCGGATCCGACCGGACCTGCTGATCGGGCATTCGAAGGGCTACCGGCTGGCCCGCGAGCTGGACATCCCGCTGGTCCGTGTCGGCCTGCCGATCCACGACCGGGTCGGCGCCCAGCGCGTCCGCCACCTCGGTTACCGCGGCGCCCAAGAGCTGTTCGACCGGGTCGCCAACACACTCATCGCTGACCGGCAGGACTCCTCCTCCGTCGGTTACGCCTACATGTGA
- the nifH gene encoding nitrogenase iron protein, which produces MRKVAIYGKGGIGKSTTTQNTVAGLTEMGRKVMVVGCDPKADSTRLLLGGLAQRSVLDTLRTEGEDVELEDVRSAGFSDSLCVESGGPEPGVGCAGRGIITSINLLERLGAYDEDLDYVFYDVLGDVVCGGFAMPIREGKAEEIYIVASGEMMAMYAANNICKGVKKFATTGKVRVGGIICNSRNVDNEYELIDHFARELGTQMIHFVPRDNDVQRAEINKKTVIDWNPECNQANEYRTLARAIEDNDMFVIPKPMSQDTLEGLLLEHGMLEAA; this is translated from the coding sequence ATGCGCAAAGTCGCTATCTACGGCAAGGGCGGGATCGGGAAGTCGACCACCACCCAGAACACCGTCGCCGGGCTCACCGAGATGGGCCGCAAGGTCATGGTCGTCGGCTGCGACCCCAAGGCCGACTCCACCCGACTACTGCTGGGCGGCCTGGCCCAGCGCAGCGTCCTCGACACCCTCCGTACCGAGGGCGAGGACGTGGAGCTGGAGGACGTCCGCTCCGCCGGCTTCAGTGACTCGCTCTGCGTGGAGTCCGGCGGCCCCGAACCCGGGGTCGGCTGTGCCGGCCGTGGCATCATCACCTCCATCAACCTCCTCGAGCGCCTCGGCGCCTACGACGAGGACCTCGACTACGTCTTCTACGACGTCCTCGGCGACGTCGTCTGTGGCGGCTTCGCGATGCCGATCCGGGAAGGCAAGGCCGAGGAGATCTACATCGTCGCGTCCGGCGAGATGATGGCGATGTACGCCGCCAACAACATCTGCAAGGGCGTCAAGAAGTTCGCCACCACCGGCAAGGTCCGGGTCGGCGGCATCATCTGCAACAGCCGCAACGTCGACAACGAGTACGAGCTGATCGACCACTTCGCCCGCGAGCTCGGCACCCAGATGATCCACTTCGTGCCCCGGGACAACGACGTGCAGCGCGCGGAGATCAACAAGAAGACGGTCATCGACTGGAACCCCGAGTGCAACCAGGCGAACGAGTACCGCACGCTCGCCCGCGCGATCGAGGACAACGACATGTTCGTCATCCCCAAGCCGATGAGCCAGGACACCCTCGAGGGCCTGCTGCTCGAGCACGGCATGCTCGAAGCCGCCTGA